Proteins encoded by one window of Streptomyces clavuligerus:
- a CDS encoding sugar phosphate isomerase/epimerase family protein yields the protein MPRPYTLFTGQWADLPLEEVCRLARDFGYDGLELACWGDHFEVDKALADPAYVTGRRALLERYGLGCWAISNHLVGQAVCDHPIDERHQGILPARIWGDGEPEGVRQRAAAELRDTARAAAALGVNTVVGFTGSSIWHLVALFPPVPETMIERGYEDFAARWNPILDVFDAEGVRFAHEVHPSEIAYDYWTTRRALDAVGNRPAFGLNFDPSHFVWQDLDPVGFLYDFRDRIYHVDCKEARKRLDGRNGRLGSHLPWGDPRRGWDYVSAGHGDVPWEDVFRMLRSIGYDGPISVEWEDAGMDRLAGAPEALTHLKQYDFEPPAASFDAAFGSGGTPG from the coding sequence ATGCCCCGTCCGTACACCCTGTTCACCGGCCAGTGGGCCGATCTGCCGCTGGAGGAGGTCTGCCGGCTCGCCCGCGACTTCGGCTACGACGGACTCGAACTCGCCTGCTGGGGCGACCACTTCGAGGTCGACAAGGCCCTCGCCGACCCCGCCTATGTCACCGGCCGCAGGGCCCTCCTGGAGCGCTACGGCCTCGGCTGCTGGGCGATCTCCAACCATCTGGTCGGCCAGGCCGTCTGCGACCACCCCATCGACGAGCGCCACCAGGGCATCCTGCCCGCCCGCATCTGGGGCGACGGCGAGCCCGAAGGCGTCCGGCAGCGGGCCGCCGCCGAGCTCCGGGACACCGCACGGGCCGCCGCCGCCCTCGGCGTGAACACCGTCGTCGGCTTCACCGGATCGTCCATCTGGCACCTCGTCGCCCTGTTCCCGCCCGTGCCCGAAACGATGATCGAACGGGGCTACGAGGACTTCGCCGCCCGCTGGAACCCGATCCTCGACGTCTTCGACGCCGAAGGGGTCCGCTTCGCCCACGAAGTGCACCCCAGCGAGATCGCCTACGACTACTGGACCACCCGCCGCGCCCTGGACGCCGTCGGGAACCGGCCCGCCTTCGGCCTCAACTTCGACCCCAGCCACTTCGTCTGGCAGGACCTGGACCCGGTCGGCTTCCTCTACGACTTCCGGGACCGGATCTACCACGTCGACTGCAAGGAGGCCCGTAAACGGCTCGACGGCCGCAACGGGCGCCTCGGCTCCCATCTGCCCTGGGGCGACCCCCGGCGCGGCTGGGACTATGTCTCCGCCGGACACGGGGACGTCCCCTGGGAGGACGTCTTCCGGATGCTGCGCTCCATCGGCTACGACGGGCCCATCTCCGTCGAGTGGGAGGACGCCGGAATGGACCGGCTCGCGGGCGCGCCCGAGGCGCTGACCCATCTCAAACAGTACGACTTCGAACCGCCCGCGGCCTCCTTCGACGCCGCCTTCGGCAGCGGTGGCACCCCGGGGTGA
- a CDS encoding sugar ABC transporter ATP-binding protein → MAPETPLLTMEGITKSFPGVRALDGVDLEVLPGETHCLLGQNGAGKSTLIKVLAGAHRPDSGTVVWRGEEIALRSPSAALRQGIATIHQELDLVAGLSVAENVHLGHEPTAAGFIVRRATAHDATARLLERLGHPEIDPAALVGSLPTAQRQIVSMARALSHDARLIVMDEPSAALDPDEVDNLFRVVDGLTAEGVAVIHITHRLEEIRRIGDRVTVLKDGRSVATGLPARTTPTHTIVALMTGRNVEYVFPPRPAPAPTAPRPAPPVLTVEGLTRTGEFAPLDLRLWPGEIVGLAGLVGSGRSEILETVYGARRPTAGQVLVDGEPLRPGSVRAAVRAGLGLAPEERKAQGLLLTESVTRNVSLATLGRFARGGWIDRAAERAAAHRATRELSLRPDDPDRPVRTLSGGNQQKAVLARWLLRGCKVLLLDEPTRGVDVGARAELYTVIRRLADEGLAVLLVSSEVPEVLGLADRVLVLREGRVVHTADARDLDEHRVLDLVMEGSPPA, encoded by the coding sequence ATGGCACCGGAAACACCCCTGCTCACCATGGAAGGCATCACCAAGTCCTTCCCCGGAGTCCGCGCACTCGACGGCGTCGACCTGGAGGTCCTGCCCGGAGAGACCCACTGCCTGCTCGGCCAGAACGGCGCCGGGAAGTCCACCCTCATCAAGGTCCTCGCCGGAGCCCACCGGCCCGACAGCGGCACCGTCGTCTGGCGCGGAGAAGAGATCGCCCTCCGCTCGCCCAGCGCCGCCCTGCGCCAGGGCATCGCCACCATCCACCAGGAACTCGACCTCGTCGCGGGGCTCTCCGTCGCCGAGAACGTCCACCTCGGCCATGAACCCACCGCCGCCGGGTTCATCGTCCGACGCGCCACCGCGCACGACGCCACCGCCCGCCTCCTCGAACGCCTCGGCCACCCCGAGATCGACCCCGCGGCCCTCGTCGGCAGCCTCCCCACCGCCCAGCGGCAGATCGTCTCCATGGCCCGCGCCCTCTCCCACGACGCCCGGCTCATCGTCATGGACGAACCCTCCGCCGCACTCGACCCCGACGAGGTCGACAACCTCTTCCGGGTCGTCGACGGCCTCACCGCCGAAGGGGTCGCCGTCATCCACATCACCCACCGGCTGGAGGAGATCCGCCGCATCGGCGACCGGGTCACCGTGCTCAAGGACGGCCGGTCCGTCGCCACCGGACTCCCCGCCCGCACCACCCCCACCCACACGATCGTCGCCCTGATGACCGGCCGGAACGTCGAGTACGTCTTCCCGCCCCGCCCCGCGCCCGCCCCCACCGCCCCGCGCCCGGCACCCCCCGTCCTCACCGTCGAGGGACTGACCCGCACGGGCGAGTTCGCCCCCCTCGACCTCCGGCTGTGGCCCGGCGAGATCGTCGGACTCGCCGGACTCGTCGGCTCCGGACGCTCCGAGATCCTGGAGACCGTCTACGGCGCCCGCCGCCCCACCGCCGGACAGGTCCTCGTCGACGGGGAACCCCTGCGCCCCGGCAGCGTCCGTGCCGCCGTCCGCGCCGGACTGGGACTCGCCCCCGAGGAACGCAAGGCCCAGGGCCTCCTGCTGACCGAGAGCGTCACCCGCAATGTCTCCCTCGCCACCCTCGGCCGCTTCGCCCGCGGCGGCTGGATCGACCGGGCCGCCGAGCGCGCCGCCGCCCACCGGGCCACCCGGGAACTGTCGCTGCGCCCCGACGACCCCGACCGGCCGGTCCGCACCCTCTCCGGCGGCAACCAGCAGAAAGCCGTCCTCGCCCGCTGGCTGCTGCGCGGCTGCAAGGTCCTGCTGCTCGACGAACCCACCCGCGGCGTCGACGTCGGAGCCCGCGCCGAGCTGTACACGGTGATCAGACGCCTCGCCGACGAAGGGCTCGCCGTCCTCCTCGTCTCCAGCGAGGTGCCCGAGGTACTGGGCCTCGCCGACCGGGTGCTGGTCCTGCGCGAGGGCCGCGTCGTGCACACCGCCGACGCCCGCGACCTCGACGAACACCGCGTCCTCGACCTCGTGATGGAAGGGAGCCCGCCGGCATGA
- a CDS encoding Gfo/Idh/MocA family protein: protein MDRTEQSDTPPAAPPPGPPELGVGMVGYAFMGAAHSQGWRTVSHVFDLPLRPVLAAVAGRDRSAVHTAAARLGWAAAETDWRALVTRDDVHLVDICTPGDLHAEIAVAALDAGKHVLCEKPLANSVAQAEEMCAAAARARRRGTVAMVGFNYRRIPAVAHARRLIAEGHVGTLRHLRFTYLQDWLVDPGAPLTWRLQREHAGSGALGDLGAHIVDLAQYLSGERITEVSALTETFVRERPQLAVATGGGRGIPSGGLGPVTVDDATLFNGRLASGALASFEATRMATGRKNALRFEINGERGSLAFDLERLNELSFHDHTDPSSRAGFRRVLVTEPDHPYLRAWWPPGHALGYEHTFTHQAHDLIEAIARGTEPEPSFADGLQVQRVLAAVEESARENAALVPVPAPVPAVD from the coding sequence ATGGACCGTACGGAACAGAGCGACACCCCGCCCGCCGCGCCCCCGCCGGGCCCGCCGGAACTGGGCGTCGGCATGGTCGGATACGCCTTCATGGGAGCCGCCCACTCCCAGGGCTGGCGCACCGTCTCCCACGTCTTCGACCTGCCGCTGCGCCCCGTGCTCGCCGCCGTCGCGGGCCGGGACCGCTCCGCCGTGCACACCGCGGCGGCCCGGCTCGGCTGGGCGGCGGCCGAGACCGACTGGCGTGCCCTCGTCACCCGCGACGATGTGCACCTGGTGGACATCTGCACCCCGGGCGACCTGCACGCGGAGATCGCCGTCGCGGCCCTGGACGCGGGCAAGCACGTCCTGTGCGAGAAGCCGCTCGCCAACTCCGTCGCCCAGGCCGAGGAGATGTGCGCCGCCGCCGCCCGCGCCCGGCGGCGGGGCACCGTCGCCATGGTCGGCTTCAACTATCGGCGTATCCCCGCGGTCGCCCACGCCCGCCGTCTGATCGCCGAGGGGCATGTCGGCACCCTGCGGCATCTGCGGTTCACCTATCTCCAGGACTGGCTGGTCGACCCCGGGGCCCCGCTGACCTGGCGGCTCCAGCGCGAACACGCGGGCTCCGGAGCCCTGGGCGACCTCGGCGCCCATATCGTCGACCTCGCCCAGTATCTGTCCGGGGAGCGGATCACCGAGGTCAGCGCCCTCACCGAGACCTTCGTCCGGGAACGCCCCCAGCTCGCGGTCGCGACCGGCGGCGGCCGGGGGATTCCCTCCGGCGGCCTCGGGCCCGTCACCGTCGACGACGCCACCCTCTTCAACGGGCGGCTGGCCTCGGGCGCGCTCGCCTCCTTCGAGGCCACCCGGATGGCCACCGGCCGCAAGAACGCCCTGCGGTTCGAGATCAACGGCGAACGGGGATCGCTCGCCTTCGACCTCGAACGCCTCAACGAACTCTCCTTCCACGACCACACCGATCCCTCGTCCCGCGCGGGCTTCCGGCGCGTCCTGGTCACGGAGCCCGATCACCCCTACCTTCGGGCGTGGTGGCCGCCCGGCCACGCGCTCGGCTATGAACACACCTTCACCCATCAGGCGCACGACCTGATCGAGGCCATCGCCCGGGGGACGGAGCCCGAGCCCTCCTTCGCGGACGGCCTCCAGGTGCAGCGGGTGCTCGCCGCGGTGGAGGAGAGCGCCCGTGAGAACGCCGCCCTCGTCCCCGTCCCCGCACCCGTGCCCGCGGTGGACTGA
- a CDS encoding substrate-binding domain-containing protein has product MPEPTVPSRRGILFGTAAVSAGALLTACTSNDPKEAKDAADDRAAPVADDTPGRPVTIGFAGPQADHGWLNAINDNARSRAKKYSDVTLEITEGSNDTAAQIGQVQTLINKKVDVLVVLPADGKALTQVGLQAMRAGIPVVNLDRIFASPQAYRCWIGGDNYGMGLNAGRYIGERLKDTPDAKVVELAGVDSLELTRQRTQGFDDALKNYPNITKVARQAADFTVESGQAKTAQLLQAESDFHALWNHDDDQGVGALRAIAQAGRKDFLMVGGAGARSAMDAIKADDSVLKATVLYPPTMAASAIDIARALAQDKGIGGLSEQEIPASITLYSAVVTKDNVDRYLPTGFR; this is encoded by the coding sequence ATGCCGGAACCCACCGTCCCCAGCCGCCGAGGAATACTCTTCGGCACCGCCGCCGTCTCCGCCGGAGCCCTTCTGACCGCCTGTACCAGCAATGACCCGAAGGAGGCGAAGGACGCCGCCGACGACCGGGCCGCGCCCGTCGCCGACGACACCCCCGGCAGACCCGTCACCATCGGCTTCGCCGGACCGCAGGCCGACCACGGCTGGCTCAACGCCATCAACGACAACGCCCGCTCCCGGGCGAAGAAGTACTCCGATGTCACCCTGGAGATCACCGAGGGCTCCAACGACACCGCCGCGCAGATCGGACAGGTCCAGACCCTCATCAACAAGAAGGTCGACGTCCTGGTGGTGCTGCCCGCCGACGGCAAGGCCCTCACCCAGGTCGGCCTCCAGGCCATGCGGGCGGGCATCCCCGTCGTCAACCTCGACCGGATCTTCGCCTCCCCCCAGGCGTACCGCTGCTGGATCGGCGGCGACAACTACGGCATGGGCCTCAACGCCGGCCGCTACATCGGCGAGAGACTCAAGGACACACCCGACGCCAAGGTCGTCGAACTCGCCGGAGTCGACAGCCTCGAACTCACCCGGCAGCGCACCCAGGGCTTCGACGACGCCCTCAAGAACTACCCCAACATCACCAAGGTCGCCCGCCAGGCCGCCGACTTCACCGTCGAGTCGGGACAGGCGAAGACGGCCCAGCTCCTCCAGGCCGAAAGCGACTTCCACGCCCTGTGGAACCACGACGACGACCAGGGCGTGGGCGCCCTGCGCGCCATCGCCCAGGCGGGGCGGAAGGACTTCCTCATGGTCGGCGGCGCCGGAGCCCGCTCCGCCATGGACGCCATCAAGGCCGACGACAGCGTCCTCAAGGCGACCGTGCTCTACCCGCCCACGATGGCGGCCTCCGCCATCGACATCGCCCGCGCCCTCGCCCAGGACAAGGGCATCGGCGGCCTCTCCGAACAGGAGATCCCCGCCTCCATCACCCTCTACTCCGCCGTCGTCACCAAGGACAACGTCGACCGGTACCTGCCCACCGGCTTCCGCTGA
- a CDS encoding beta-ketoacyl-ACP synthase III has product MTGSRIAALGHYQPAGVITNHDLAALVDTSDEWIRSRVGITTRHKAEEEEPVDELAAHAAAKALASAGLAAGDIDLVLVATSTAIDRSPNMAARVAARLGMESPAVMDVNVVCAGFTHALATADHAVRAGAARRALVIGADKMTAVTDWSDRTTCVLVGDGAGAAVVEAVREGEEPGIGPVLWGSVPSMGHAVRIEGTPPRFAQEGQSVYRWATTQLPPIARQVCERGGVRPEELAAVVLHQANLRIIEPVAQKIGAVNAVVARDVVESGNTSAASVPLALAKLVERGEIRSGDPVLLFAFGGNLSYAGQIIRCP; this is encoded by the coding sequence ATGACCGGCTCACGCATCGCCGCACTCGGGCACTATCAGCCCGCCGGGGTGATCACCAATCACGACCTGGCGGCGCTGGTCGACACCAGCGACGAGTGGATTCGCTCCCGGGTCGGCATCACCACCCGGCACAAGGCGGAGGAGGAGGAGCCCGTCGACGAGCTGGCGGCCCACGCCGCGGCCAAGGCGCTCGCCTCCGCCGGGCTGGCCGCCGGGGACATCGACCTCGTCCTCGTCGCCACATCCACCGCCATCGACCGCTCCCCGAACATGGCGGCCCGCGTCGCCGCCCGGCTCGGCATGGAATCGCCCGCCGTGATGGACGTGAACGTGGTCTGCGCGGGCTTCACCCACGCCCTGGCCACCGCCGACCACGCGGTACGGGCGGGAGCCGCCCGGCGCGCCCTGGTGATCGGCGCGGACAAGATGACCGCCGTGACCGACTGGAGCGACCGCACCACCTGCGTCCTGGTCGGGGACGGCGCCGGAGCGGCGGTGGTCGAGGCGGTGCGCGAGGGCGAGGAGCCCGGTATCGGCCCGGTGCTGTGGGGATCCGTGCCGTCGATGGGGCACGCCGTGCGGATCGAGGGCACCCCGCCCCGGTTCGCCCAGGAGGGCCAGTCCGTGTACCGCTGGGCCACCACCCAGCTTCCGCCCATCGCGCGCCAGGTGTGCGAGCGCGGCGGCGTACGGCCCGAGGAGCTGGCGGCGGTCGTCCTCCACCAGGCCAATCTGCGGATCATCGAGCCCGTCGCCCAGAAGATCGGCGCCGTGAACGCGGTCGTCGCCCGGGATGTCGTCGAGTCCGGCAACACCTCCGCCGCCTCCGTCCCGCTGGCGCTCGCCAAGCTGGTCGAGCGCGGCGAGATCCGCTCCGGGGACCCGGTCCTGCTCTTCGCCTTCGGCGGGAACCTGTCGTACGCGGGGCAGATCATCCGCTGCCCCTGA
- a CDS encoding ROK family transcriptional regulator, whose product MTARPANAHQARLLGLLRDGGPNSRAQLGDLVELSRSKLAVEVDRLLETGLIVADGLAASRGGRRSHNIRLAPELRFLGIDIGATSVDVAVTNAELEVLGHLNHPMDVREGPVAVFEQALSMAAKLRAGGLAEGFDGAGIGVPGPVRFPEGVPVAPPIMPGWDGFPVREALSQELGCPVLVDNDVNLMAMGEQHAGVARSVGDFLCVKIGTGIGCGIVVGGQVYRGTTGSAGDIGHIQVDPSGRSCPCGNTGCLEAHFSGAALARDAEEAARSGRSPELAVRLAAAGALGAADVAAAASAGDTASLELIREGGNRVGQVIAGLVSFFNPGLVVIGGGVTGLGHTLLASIRTQVYRQSLPLATGNLPIVLGELGQVAGVTGAARLISDHLFSPA is encoded by the coding sequence ATGACCGCTCGACCCGCGAACGCGCACCAGGCGCGGCTGCTCGGACTGCTGCGCGACGGAGGGCCCAACTCCCGTGCCCAGCTCGGCGATCTGGTCGAGCTGTCCCGGTCCAAACTCGCCGTCGAGGTGGACCGGCTCCTGGAGACCGGGCTCATCGTCGCCGACGGGCTGGCCGCCTCCCGGGGCGGCCGGCGCTCGCACAATATCCGTCTCGCCCCCGAGCTGCGCTTCCTCGGCATCGACATCGGAGCCACCTCCGTCGACGTCGCCGTCACCAACGCGGAGCTGGAGGTCCTGGGCCACCTCAACCACCCCATGGACGTCCGCGAGGGCCCGGTGGCCGTCTTCGAACAGGCCCTGTCCATGGCGGCCAAGCTCAGGGCCGGCGGACTCGCCGAGGGCTTCGACGGCGCCGGGATCGGCGTACCCGGTCCGGTCCGCTTCCCCGAGGGCGTCCCGGTCGCACCCCCGATCATGCCCGGCTGGGACGGCTTCCCCGTCCGGGAGGCCCTGAGCCAGGAACTCGGCTGCCCCGTCCTCGTCGACAACGACGTGAATCTGATGGCCATGGGGGAGCAGCACGCCGGAGTCGCCCGTTCCGTGGGGGACTTCCTCTGCGTCAAGATCGGCACCGGTATCGGCTGCGGCATCGTCGTCGGCGGACAGGTCTACCGGGGCACCACCGGCAGCGCGGGCGACATCGGCCATATCCAGGTCGACCCCTCGGGCCGCTCCTGCCCCTGCGGCAACACGGGCTGTCTGGAGGCCCACTTCAGCGGCGCGGCCCTCGCCCGCGACGCCGAGGAGGCCGCCCGCTCCGGCCGCTCCCCCGAGCTGGCCGTACGGCTGGCCGCGGCCGGGGCGCTCGGCGCCGCCGACGTGGCCGCCGCGGCCTCCGCCGGTGACACCGCCTCACTCGAACTCATCCGGGAGGGCGGCAACCGTGTCGGCCAGGTCATCGCCGGACTCGTCAGCTTCTTCAACCCCGGTCTGGTGGTCATCGGCGGCGGGGTGACCGGCCTCGGCCACACCCTGCTCGCCAGCATCAGGACCCAGGTCTACCGGCAGTCCCTGCCGCTGGCCACCGGAAACCTTCCCATCGTGCTGGGGGAGCTGGGGCAGGTCGCCGGAGTCACCGGAGCCGCCCGGCTCATCAGCGACCACCTCTTCTCGCCCGCCTGA
- a CDS encoding ABC transporter permease — translation MTQPASVDPARTPAAPGPAPGAAPGGPSRAPRGFRADVRTLSLLGVLAVLIAVGGITEPDAFLDTGNLQLVLTQASIIGVVTVGMTFVITSGGIDLSVGAIVALASVWATTVATQEYGFTGILFTAVAVGLGCGLVNGVLIAYGGLVPFIATLAMLASARGLALQITDGRTQMVTVDSVLELGVKDSYVLGVPPLVLVFAAVVAIGWLLLNRTTFGRRTLAVGGNAEAARLAGIDIRRHRLLLYLLSGLCCGIAAFLLVVLSGSGQNTNGNLYELDAIAAAIIGGTLLSGGRGTVTGSVLGVLIFTTITNIFALNNLESAVQQIAKGAIIVAAVLVQHRTLRGGGDT, via the coding sequence ATGACCCAGCCCGCGTCCGTGGACCCCGCCAGGACCCCTGCCGCCCCCGGTCCCGCGCCCGGCGCCGCGCCCGGCGGCCCCTCCCGCGCCCCGCGCGGGTTCCGCGCCGATGTCCGCACCCTCTCCCTGCTCGGCGTCCTCGCCGTGCTGATCGCCGTCGGCGGCATCACCGAACCCGACGCCTTCCTCGACACCGGGAACCTCCAGCTCGTCCTCACCCAGGCGTCGATCATCGGCGTCGTCACCGTCGGCATGACCTTCGTGATCACCAGCGGCGGCATCGATCTGTCCGTCGGCGCGATCGTCGCCCTCGCCTCCGTCTGGGCCACCACCGTCGCCACCCAGGAGTACGGCTTCACCGGCATCCTCTTCACGGCCGTCGCCGTCGGTCTCGGCTGCGGCCTGGTCAACGGGGTGCTGATCGCCTACGGCGGTCTGGTGCCCTTCATCGCCACCCTCGCCATGCTCGCCTCCGCCCGGGGCCTCGCCCTCCAGATCACCGACGGCAGGACCCAGATGGTCACCGTCGACTCCGTGCTCGAACTCGGCGTCAAGGACTCCTATGTCCTCGGTGTCCCCCCGCTGGTCCTGGTGTTCGCGGCGGTCGTCGCCATCGGCTGGCTGCTGCTCAACCGCACCACCTTCGGCCGCCGCACCCTCGCCGTCGGCGGCAACGCCGAAGCCGCCCGGCTCGCCGGGATCGACATCCGCCGCCACCGGCTGCTGCTCTACCTCCTCTCCGGGCTGTGCTGCGGCATCGCCGCGTTCCTGCTCGTCGTCCTCTCCGGCTCCGGCCAGAACACCAACGGCAATCTGTACGAACTCGACGCCATCGCCGCCGCCATCATCGGCGGCACCCTCCTCAGCGGCGGCCGGGGCACCGTCACGGGCTCCGTCCTCGGCGTCCTGATCTTCACCACGATCACCAACATCTTCGCTCTCAACAACCTGGAGAGCGCGGTCCAGCAGATCGCCAAGGGCGCGATCATCGTCGCCGCCGTCCTCGTACAGCACCGCACCCTGCGGGGCGGGGGCGACACCTGA
- a CDS encoding NUDIX domain-containing protein, giving the protein MAEVRRSAGLLLFRSRGGGTEPLGPAAGDVEVLLGHMGGPYWEGRDERAWSIPKGEHTPDEEATAAARREFEEELGLAPPAGEWLPLGEARQSSGKVVTVWALAGELDTSLVNPGTFTLEWPPRSGRTAEFPEIDRAEWFGLDVARVKLVSGQRVFLDRLAELLAHGPG; this is encoded by the coding sequence ATGGCGGAGGTGAGGAGAAGCGCGGGTCTGCTGCTGTTCCGGTCCCGGGGCGGCGGCACGGAACCCCTGGGGCCCGCGGCCGGGGACGTCGAGGTGCTGCTCGGGCACATGGGCGGGCCGTACTGGGAGGGCCGGGACGAGCGGGCCTGGTCCATCCCCAAGGGGGAGCACACCCCCGACGAGGAAGCGACGGCGGCGGCCCGCCGTGAGTTCGAGGAGGAGCTGGGGCTCGCGCCCCCGGCGGGGGAGTGGCTGCCGCTCGGCGAGGCCCGGCAGTCGAGCGGGAAGGTCGTCACCGTCTGGGCCCTCGCCGGTGAGCTGGACACCTCCCTCGTGAACCCCGGCACCTTCACCCTGGAGTGGCCCCCGCGCTCCGGCCGTACGGCGGAGTTCCCCGAGATCGACCGGGCCGAGTGGTTCGGGCTCGACGTGGCACGGGTGAAGCTGGTGAGCGGGCAGCGGGTCTTCCTGGACCGGCTGGCGGAGCTGCTCGCACACGGGCCCGGCTGA
- the fdhD gene encoding formate dehydrogenase accessory sulfurtransferase FdhD — MGRVTERRRIIRIKDGRASARPDTLVAEEPLEIRVNGRPLAITMRTPGDDFALATGFLVSEGVIGAADEVRAITYCEGATEDGVNTYNVVNVRLAPGVPAPGPELERHVYTTSSCGLCGKASLDAVRTATRFPVADTPPLRVTPALLAELPDRLRAAQRVFDRTGGLHAAALFSRTGELLDVREDVGRHNAVDKLVGRAVREGGLPLSRAILLVSGRASFELAQKAVMAGVPVLAAVSAPSSLAVDLAAESGLTLVGFLRGTQMNVYAGAERVVLPES; from the coding sequence ATGGGACGGGTCACCGAGCGTCGGCGCATCATCCGGATCAAGGACGGCAGGGCGTCGGCCCGCCCCGACACCCTGGTGGCCGAAGAGCCGCTGGAGATCCGCGTGAATGGGCGGCCGCTCGCGATCACCATGCGCACCCCGGGCGACGACTTCGCGCTCGCGACCGGCTTCCTGGTGAGCGAAGGGGTGATCGGGGCGGCGGACGAGGTGCGGGCGATCACCTACTGCGAGGGGGCGACGGAGGACGGGGTCAACACGTACAACGTGGTGAACGTCCGGCTGGCGCCGGGTGTCCCGGCGCCGGGACCGGAGCTGGAGCGGCACGTCTACACGACGTCGTCGTGCGGGCTGTGCGGCAAGGCCAGCCTGGACGCGGTCCGGACGGCCACCCGCTTCCCGGTCGCGGACACTCCCCCGCTGCGGGTGACGCCCGCGCTGCTCGCGGAGCTGCCGGACCGGCTGCGCGCGGCGCAGCGGGTGTTCGACCGGACGGGCGGGCTGCACGCGGCGGCGCTCTTCTCCAGGACGGGCGAGCTGCTGGACGTGCGGGAGGACGTCGGCCGGCACAACGCGGTCGACAAACTGGTGGGCCGGGCGGTGCGGGAGGGCGGGCTGCCGCTGTCCCGGGCGATCCTGCTGGTGTCGGGGCGGGCCTCGTTCGAACTGGCGCAGAAGGCGGTGATGGCCGGGGTGCCGGTGCTCGCCGCCGTCTCCGCGCCGTCCTCGCTCGCGGTGGACCTGGCCGCCGAGAGCGGTCTGACGCTGGTCGGCTTTCTGCGCGGGACGCAGATGAACGTGTACGCCGGGGCGGAGCGCGTCGTCCTGCCGGAGTCCTGA
- a CDS encoding (2Fe-2S) ferredoxin domain-containing protein, whose translation MTTSGIRPFRATRPCTLVVCRGCCCGDARKHPGTDHEGQLRRLREAAAASGGRIEVRTTDCLGPCGQANVIVVQPSTEARRRGARATWIGWALDDDALDDILEWAHAGGPGRAEPPATLALQTIPAPTGRR comes from the coding sequence GTGACGACCTCCGGCATACGCCCCTTCCGCGCCACCCGCCCCTGCACCCTCGTCGTCTGCCGGGGCTGCTGCTGCGGTGACGCCCGCAAGCACCCCGGCACCGACCACGAGGGGCAGCTCCGCAGGCTCCGCGAGGCCGCCGCCGCGTCCGGGGGCCGGATCGAGGTACGGACCACGGACTGCCTCGGGCCCTGCGGCCAGGCCAATGTGATCGTGGTCCAGCCGTCCACAGAGGCCCGCCGCCGGGGCGCCCGCGCCACCTGGATCGGCTGGGCCCTCGACGACGACGCCCTCGACGACATCCTGGAGTGGGCGCACGCCGGGGGACCGGGCCGGGCCGAGCCGCCCGCGACCCTCGCCCTCCAGACCATCCCCGCGCCCACCGGCCGCCGCTGA